The Gemmatimonadaceae bacterium sequence ACCGGCGAAGGCCTGTTCGCACCATCGTTCTCCGACGCGACCGGCCGCGGCGGCGATCCGGTCGCGCCGTCGACTGAGGTTGCCGGGAACGATTGGGACCGGGCAACGGCGGCCGAGTTCTCGGCGGCCGACGACACGCCGTCCGTGCGGCAGGTCCCGCCGCTCCTGCAGTTGCGCCGAACGTACTTGCTGTTCGAGCACGAAGAGGGTGTCGTGTTGATCGATCAACATTCGGCGCATGAGCGCGTGTTGTACGAGCAGTTCATTGGCACACTCGAGCGCGGCGAGTCACCAGCGCAGCGCCTGTTGTTTCCGCTGACGCTGCACCTTGGGCCGGATGAGGCGGAGGCATTCGATGCCAACCGCGCGTCCTTCGAGGCATTGGGTTTCGAGATCGATCACTTCGGTGGTCATTCATTGCTCGTGCAAGCGGTCCCCATGCCGCACCCGCGTTTCGATGCCGAACGCTGTCTGCGCGAAACGTTGGCCGCGCTCACCGGTGACCGGGCACCGGGTGATGCCAAGCGCCACGAACGTCTGGCCGCCACGTTCGCCTGCAAGGCGGCGGTCAAGGCGGGAGACGTGTTGTCGCCGGGCGAAATGCGCGCCCTGTATGTCGCGCTTGCGGACACCAGACTGCCCGCGCACGACGTGCACGGACGGTCGACGATCGTGCGGTTGTCCTGGGACGAACTTGACCGGCGTTTCGGCCGGAAATGACAGACGTTGACGGTGCCAGCCTGATCACGCCCGTCATCATCGGGCCGACGGCGGCCGGGAAGTCGGCCATCGCCCTGCATCTGGCATCGACATACGGGTTGTCGATCATCAGTGCCGACTCGCGACAGGTGTATGCCGGGTTCAACATCGGGACGGCAAAGCCCAGCGCTGATGAACAGAGATTGATACCGCACTACGGCATCGATGTGCTGGCGCCCATCGCCCGGTACTCCGCCCACGAGTGGGCCCGCGATGCGGAGCGGTGGGGCCGGGAGTCCCGCGCACAGGGCCGCATGCCCGTGGTGGTCGGAGGCACCGGATTCTATGTACGGGCGCTGGTCGATCCCCTCGACGACACACCGTCGTTGGAGCCGTCTCGTCGGGCCGCGTTGGGATCATGGCTTGCGACACTCGATGCGGAAACGCTGGAGCGCTGGTGTCGACGACTCGATCCCGCGCGCGCAGCCTTGGGCCGCACGCAGCGACTACGGGCGGTCGAGACCGCGCTGTTGGCGGGACGCCGGATCAGCGAATGGTCCGTTGGCAATGCCGACGTTGAGGCGACCGCGGCGTCGTCGCGCCCCCTGGCGCGTCAGGCGCGCTATCTTGTGGTTGATCCTGGGCCCGCGCTGGCCACGCGCATTGCTGGTCGCGTGGCAGCGATGGTGGCCGACGGATGGTTTGACGAAGTGCGGGCGCTGATGGACTACGTGCCGGCCGACGCGCCGGCATGGCAAGCCAGCGGGTACGCGCGGGTACGTGATGCGGTCGCCGGCGTGATACCGCCAGCCGAGGCCGTGGAACGCGTCATCATTGAGACACGGCAGTACGCCAAACGACAACGAACCTGGTGTCGACATCAGTTGCCCGGGGCGCAGGTGACACGAGTGGATAGCAGTGCACCGGACGCGCTGGCGTTGGCACGCGCATGGTGGGAATCCGACGACGGGAGTGCGACATGAAGATCGGCATCACCTGCTATCCCACCTATGGTGGCTCTGGCGCTGTGGCCACGGAACTGGGGATCGCGCTGGCGGCGCGCGGGCATGAGGTGCACTTCATTACCTACCAGCAACCGTTTCGCCTGCCAAACTTTCTGCCCCGCGTGTGGTTTCATGAAGTCGACGTGGGCCGATATCCCCTGTTCGAGTATCCACCGTACGATCTCGCGCTGGCCGTCCGCATGCACGAGGTCGTGCGCGATCATCAACTGGACATTCTGCACTGCCACTACGCCATTCCGCATGCGACCAGCGCCTGGATCGCGCGCGAGATGCTCCGCGAGGGCGCGGGCGACGTCAAGGTGGTCACCACGTTGCACGGCACCGACATCACCATTGTCGGACAGGAGCGGTCGTTCTATACCATTACGAGATTCTCCATCGAGAAGTCTGACGCCGTGACCGCCGTCTCGGACTATCTGCGTGACGAGACGTACCGTGCGTTCGGTTGCGTCGGCTGCGACGTCGAGGTCATCCATAACTTCATTGATCCGAATCTGTTCGATCGGTCCCGGCATGTCTTCCCGATTTCGGATGACGTCGTGAAGGGCCGAAAGGTGCTCATGCACATCTCCAACTTCCGACCCGTCAAGCGCGTGCGGGACATCGTGCGCGTATTTGCACAGGTCAATGCGGCCGTGCCGTCGATGTTGCTGATGGTCGGCGATGGTCCCGATCGGGTGGAAGCCGAGGCAGAAGCGCGGGAACTCGGGGTCGCCGATTCGGTGTTGTTCCTCGGCAAGATCGATGCGATCGCACCACTGCTGGCCGGCGCGGACCTGTTCTTGCTGACCAGTGACAAGGAATCGTTCGGCTTGAGTGCCCTCGAAGCGCTGGCGTCCGGCGTGCCGGTCATTGGCGCGGACGCTGGCGGGCTCCCTGAAGTGGTGACGCAGGGCGTAACCGGTCATCTGTGTGCGGTCGGCGACGTGGACGCAATGGCGCACGCGAGTATCGCGCTGCTCACGAATCCGGCGCGCTGGCAAGTGATGAGTGACGCGGCCGCGGCGGATGCGCGTCGCCGTTTCTCGCAGGACGCGGTGGTGGCGCAGTACGAAGCCGTGTATGAGCGGACGCTCGCGGCACCGCGAATCGACACACCAACCCCGCGCCCGTGACCATTACGCAAGCCGTCATTCTCGGACTGGTGCAGGGGTTTGGAGAACTCCTGCCCATTTCGAGTTCCGCGCATCTCGCGCTCGCGCCCTACTTCCTGAACTTCACCGATCCGGGGCTGGCATTTGATGTTG is a genomic window containing:
- the miaA gene encoding tRNA (adenosine(37)-N6)-dimethylallyltransferase MiaA, whose protein sequence is MTDVDGASLITPVIIGPTAAGKSAIALHLASTYGLSIISADSRQVYAGFNIGTAKPSADEQRLIPHYGIDVLAPIARYSAHEWARDAERWGRESRAQGRMPVVVGGTGFYVRALVDPLDDTPSLEPSRRAALGSWLATLDAETLERWCRRLDPARAALGRTQRLRAVETALLAGRRISEWSVGNADVEATAASSRPLARQARYLVVDPGPALATRIAGRVAAMVADGWFDEVRALMDYVPADAPAWQASGYARVRDAVAGVIPPAEAVERVIIETRQYAKRQRTWCRHQLPGAQVTRVDSSAPDALALARAWWESDDGSAT
- the bshA gene encoding N-acetyl-alpha-D-glucosaminyl L-malate synthase BshA; this encodes MKIGITCYPTYGGSGAVATELGIALAARGHEVHFITYQQPFRLPNFLPRVWFHEVDVGRYPLFEYPPYDLALAVRMHEVVRDHQLDILHCHYAIPHATSAWIAREMLREGAGDVKVVTTLHGTDITIVGQERSFYTITRFSIEKSDAVTAVSDYLRDETYRAFGCVGCDVEVIHNFIDPNLFDRSRHVFPISDDVVKGRKVLMHISNFRPVKRVRDIVRVFAQVNAAVPSMLLMVGDGPDRVEAEAEARELGVADSVLFLGKIDAIAPLLAGADLFLLTSDKESFGLSALEALASGVPVIGADAGGLPEVVTQGVTGHLCAVGDVDAMAHASIALLTNPARWQVMSDAAAADARRRFSQDAVVAQYEAVYERTLAAPRIDTPTPRP